One Fusobacterium nucleatum genomic window carries:
- a CDS encoding phage integrase N-terminal SAM-like domain-containing protein — MEENNKFYLDLLSLQSEMSYREYSISTQGTYKRIVKEFLESTNKEVIDVKKEDVIRYLDSKLMTLSVNTVLVELNALEFFFEEILGLNITENIRKYKRVFKTKDFITIEQFNILTASVPERERLMYMVLKELGLFFKEIVKVKVEDIDYPNRTISGRRVSKDLIKDLLQYAEKHELENEIFPLDLSTLWYWNKVNTKKYLGRVCNLDDMKHSLALELYIKQGKEEEAVEYLRLKSVYSLRQYYKRAGYQYFNY, encoded by the coding sequence ATGGAGGAGAACAATAAATTTTATTTGGATTTATTAAGTTTACAGTCAGAAATGAGCTACAGAGAGTATTCGATCTCAACACAAGGAACATACAAGAGAATAGTAAAAGAGTTTTTAGAATCAACTAATAAGGAAGTGATAGATGTAAAAAAAGAGGATGTAATCAGATATTTAGACAGTAAGTTAATGACATTATCAGTTAACACAGTGCTTGTAGAACTGAATGCTTTGGAGTTTTTCTTTGAAGAAATACTAGGCTTAAATATAACTGAAAATATTAGAAAGTATAAAAGAGTTTTTAAAACTAAGGACTTTATAACAATAGAGCAGTTTAATATATTAACAGCCTCAGTACCTGAGAGAGAAAGGCTTATGTATATGGTTCTTAAAGAGTTAGGGTTATTTTTCAAAGAGATTGTAAAAGTAAAGGTTGAAGATATTGATTATCCAAATAGAACAATATCAGGAAGGAGAGTAAGTAAGGATTTAATAAAGGATTTATTGCAATATGCTGAAAAGCATGAGTTAGAAAATGAAATTTTTCCACTTGATTTGAGTACATTGTGGTACTGGAATAAAGTGAATACTAAAAAATATTTAGGAAGAGTTTGTAATCTTGATGATATGAAACATTCATTAGCATTAGAGTTATATATAAAACAAGGTAAAGAAGAGGAGGCAGTGGAGTATTTAAGATTAAAAAGTGTGTATAGTTTAAGACAATATTATAAGAGAGCAGGTTATCAATATTTCAATTATTAG
- the thiF gene encoding sulfur carrier protein ThiS adenylyltransferase ThiF: MDLKEEDLLKRNVKGIAKKLKETKVCILGLGGLGSNVAVLLARAGIGHLKLVDFDIVEASNLNRQQYRISHIGLKKTEAIRTIIKEINPFVEIDTLDIKVDRENIYSIVGDIEIVVEAFDRAETKAMTLEELLINKNKIVVSASGMAGLGSANEIITRKVRNNFYLIGDNYSDYEEYSGIMSTRVMLCAAHQANMILRLILEEKGDKNS, from the coding sequence ATGGACTTAAAAGAAGAAGATTTACTTAAAAGAAATGTAAAAGGCATAGCTAAAAAATTAAAAGAGACAAAAGTCTGTATTTTAGGTTTGGGGGGCTTAGGTTCAAATGTAGCTGTTTTACTTGCAAGAGCAGGAATAGGCCATTTAAAATTAGTAGATTTTGACATAGTTGAAGCAAGTAATTTAAATAGACAACAATATAGAATATCTCATATAGGATTGAAAAAAACAGAAGCTATAAGAACTATTATAAAAGAAATTAATCCTTTTGTAGAGATTGATACTTTGGATATAAAGGTAGATAGAGAAAATATATATTCAATAGTTGGAGATATAGAAATTGTTGTAGAAGCTTTTGATAGAGCTGAAACAAAAGCTATGACATTAGAAGAATTACTAATAAATAAAAATAAAATAGTTGTATCTGCCTCTGGAATGGCAGGTTTAGGTTCAGCAAATGAGATTATTACAAGAAAAGTTAGAAATAATTTCTACTTGATAGGAGATAACTATTCTGATTATGAAGAATATTCAGGTATTATGTCAACAAGAGTTATGCTTTGTGCTGCCCATCAAGCCAATATGATTTTAAGATTAATATTGGAAGAAAAAGGAGATAAAAACAGTTAA
- a CDS encoding XRE family transcriptional regulator → MLDIGKMIKELRVKKNISQEDLANILSVNRATIANYESGRRALTIDKLEELLNALDTSLADFFNSNNLEKTEVKPQELRKIPILSDVSAGYGKEALEEATHWIKLPASIARNATFGTFVAGDSMEPKINDGDLLLVQDTPQLDSGEIGVFLLNEKVYCKRFHYNPITKELVLKSLNTIYKPMHIDRDDDFRIIGKVVGIYDYTV, encoded by the coding sequence ATGTTAGATATCGGAAAAATGATAAAAGAATTAAGAGTTAAGAAAAATATATCTCAAGAAGACTTAGCCAATATTTTATCAGTCAATAGAGCTACTATTGCAAATTATGAGAGTGGGCGAAGAGCATTAACTATTGATAAATTAGAAGAACTTTTAAATGCACTTGATACAAGTTTAGCTGATTTTTTTAATTCAAATAATTTAGAAAAAACTGAAGTAAAACCCCAAGAACTGAGAAAAATTCCAATTCTTTCTGATGTGAGTGCAGGATATGGAAAAGAAGCCTTAGAAGAAGCAACACATTGGATAAAACTTCCTGCTAGTATTGCTAGAAATGCAACTTTTGGAACTTTTGTTGCTGGTGATTCAATGGAACCAAAGATAAACGATGGAGATCTTTTACTTGTTCAAGATACTCCACAACTTGATAGTGGTGAAATTGGTGTTTTCCTTTTAAATGAAAAAGTTTATTGTAAAAGATTCCACTACAATCCAATTACAAAAGAGCTTGTGTTGAAGTCATTAAATACTATTTATAAACCTATGCATATTGATAGAGATGATGATTTTAGAATTATTGGAAAAGTTGTTGGAATTTATGATTATACAGTTTAG
- the thiC gene encoding phosphomethylpyrimidine synthase ThiC, translated as MYKTQMEAAKKGILTKEMKSVAESESMDEKLLMERVANGEIVIPTNKKHSSLLAKGVGTGLSTKINVNLGISKDCPDVDKELEKVKVAIDMKADAIMDLSSLGKTEEFRKKLIAMSTAMVGTVPVYDAIGFYDKELKDIKAEEFLDVVRKHAEDGVDFVTIHAGLNREAVELFKRNERITNIVSRGGSLMYAWMELNNAENPFYENFDKLLDICEEYDMTISLGDALRPGCLNDATDVCQIKELITLGELTKRAWKRNVQIIIEGPGHMAIDEIEANVKLEKKLCHNAPFYVLGPLVTDIAPGYDHITSAIGGAIAAAAGVDFLCYVTPAEHLRLPNLDDMKEGIIASRIAAHAADISKKVPKAIDWDNRMAKYRADIDWEGMFSEAIDEEKARRYREESTPENEDTCTMCGKMCSMRTMKKVMSGEDVNILK; from the coding sequence ATGTATAAGACTCAAATGGAAGCTGCTAAAAAAGGAATTTTAACTAAGGAAATGAAAAGTGTTGCAGAAAGTGAATCTATGGATGAAAAACTCTTAATGGAAAGAGTGGCAAATGGAGAGATTGTTATTCCTACAAATAAAAAACATAGTTCTCTTTTAGCAAAGGGAGTTGGAACAGGACTATCTACAAAAATAAATGTAAATTTAGGAATTTCAAAAGATTGTCCAGATGTAGATAAGGAATTAGAAAAAGTAAAAGTTGCCATAGATATGAAAGCGGATGCAATAATGGATTTGAGTTCACTTGGTAAGACAGAAGAATTTAGAAAAAAATTAATTGCTATGTCTACTGCAATGGTTGGGACAGTTCCTGTATACGATGCAATAGGTTTTTATGATAAGGAATTGAAGGATATAAAAGCAGAAGAATTTTTAGATGTAGTGAGAAAACATGCAGAAGATGGAGTGGACTTTGTTACTATCCATGCAGGATTAAATAGAGAAGCAGTGGAGCTTTTTAAAAGAAATGAAAGAATAACTAATATTGTTTCAAGAGGTGGTTCTCTTATGTATGCTTGGATGGAACTTAACAATGCAGAAAATCCATTCTATGAAAACTTTGATAAACTTCTTGATATCTGTGAAGAATATGATATGACAATAAGTTTAGGAGATGCATTAAGACCAGGTTGTCTAAATGATGCAACAGATGTCTGCCAAATAAAAGAGCTAATAACATTAGGAGAATTAACTAAAAGAGCTTGGAAAAGAAATGTACAGATAATAATTGAAGGACCAGGACATATGGCAATAGATGAAATAGAAGCAAATGTAAAGTTAGAAAAGAAACTTTGCCACAATGCACCTTTCTATGTACTAGGACCATTGGTAACAGATATTGCTCCAGGTTATGACCATATCACTTCAGCTATTGGTGGAGCAATAGCAGCAGCAGCTGGAGTTGATTTCCTATGTTATGTAACACCAGCAGAACATTTAAGATTGCCAAACTTAGATGATATGAAAGAAGGGATAATAGCTTCTCGTATTGCTGCTCATGCTGCTGATATAAGTAAAAAAGTTCCAAAGGCAATAGATTGGGATAATAGAATGGCAAAATATAGAGCAGATATAGATTGGGAAGGAATGTTCTCAGAGGCAATAGATGAAGAAAAAGCTAGAAGATACAGAGAAGAATCTACTCCTGAAAATGAAGATACTTGTACTATGTGTGGAAAGATGTGTTCTATGAGAACTATGAAAAAAGTGATGTCAGGTGAAGATGTAAATATTTTAAAATAA
- a CDS encoding transposase, translated as MYKALKIELKLTVAQKIKVCQTIGTERFIYNEYIKYNQEQYELGNKFVSANDFSKYINNVYLPNNPDKKWIKDVSSKSVKQAIIYGEKAFKNFFKGLSAFPVFKKKGRNELGAYFVKNNKKDFEFYRHKIKIPTLRFVRVKEYGYIPKNVNIKSGTITKIVDKYFLSLIIEIEDTIKVTNTNTKGLGIDLGIKDTAICSDGKVFKNINKTKKVKKLKKKLKREQRKMSRSYEYSKSKKIKLKELKNFNKKKLKVQRIFYRLNCIRDDYNNKMVNEITRAKLKYITIEDLKVSNMIKNKHLSKAIQEQNFYAIRTKLINKCKERNIELRLVDTFYPSSKTCSCCGSVKKDLKLNDRNYKCCNCGLEIDRDYNASINLEKAKIYKVIA; from the coding sequence ATGTATAAAGCACTAAAGATAGAATTAAAACTAACAGTAGCACAGAAGATAAAAGTATGTCAGACCATTGGTACTGAAAGATTTATATATAATGAATATATTAAATATAATCAAGAACAATATGAACTAGGTAATAAATTTGTAAGTGCTAATGATTTTTCTAAATATATTAACAATGTCTATCTACCTAATAACCCTGATAAAAAATGGATAAAAGATGTATCTTCTAAATCAGTCAAACAAGCTATTATTTATGGAGAAAAGGCTTTTAAAAATTTTTTTAAGGGTTTAAGTGCTTTTCCTGTTTTTAAGAAAAAAGGTAGAAATGAATTAGGAGCATATTTTGTTAAGAACAATAAAAAAGATTTTGAATTTTACAGACATAAAATAAAAATACCTACATTAAGATTTGTAAGAGTAAAAGAGTATGGATATATTCCTAAGAATGTTAATATTAAAAGTGGTACTATAACTAAAATAGTTGATAAATATTTTCTATCACTTATTATAGAAATAGAAGATACTATAAAAGTAACTAACACAAATACAAAAGGTTTAGGAATAGATTTAGGTATAAAAGATACAGCTATATGTTCTGATGGAAAAGTATTTAAGAATATAAATAAAACTAAGAAAGTTAAGAAGTTAAAAAAGAAACTTAAAAGAGAACAAAGAAAGATGTCAAGAAGTTATGAATATTCTAAGTCTAAGAAAATAAAATTAAAAGAATTAAAAAATTTTAATAAGAAAAAGTTAAAAGTGCAAAGGATATTTTATAGATTAAATTGTATTAGAGATGATTATAATAATAAGATGGTAAATGAAATAACAAGAGCCAAGTTAAAATACATTACTATTGAAGATTTAAAAGTATCTAATATGATAAAGAATAAACATCTTTCAAAAGCTATACAAGAACAGAATTTCTATGCGATAAGAACAAAACTTATTAACAAATGTAAAGAAAGAAATATAGAACTAAGGTTAGTAGATACTTTCTATCCAAGTTCCAAAACTTGTTCTTGTTGTGGTAGTGTAAAGAAAGATTTAAAATTAAATGATAGAAATTACAAGTGTTGTAATTGTGGTTTAGAAATAGATAGAGATTACAATGCAAGTATAAATCTTGAAAAGGCAAAAATATATAAAGTAATAGCATAG
- the thiD gene encoding bifunctional hydroxymethylpyrimidine kinase/phosphomethylpyrimidine kinase — protein sequence MKNVLSIAGSDCSAGAGIQADLKTFVANGVYGMTVIVSLTAQNPQEVKMLEDVSIEILKNQIEAIFDIIKVSAVKIGMIYSKENGEVIYDELLKYKAQNVVLDPVMIATSGKSLIKDETKYFLVNKLFKIADIITPNLDETKEIVKIILNNENIENIENIDSIEKMKTYGKIIADFTKKWVLIKGGHLSSSAVDILMNKDGIHILEGEKISSNNTHGTGCSLSSAIASNLAKGYSMLEAVKKAKNFVLYSIKNSIDFGEIAGTVNQMGEIYKNIDVEKLY from the coding sequence ATGAAGAATGTGTTATCAATAGCAGGCTCAGATTGCAGTGCTGGAGCAGGAATACAAGCTGATTTAAAAACTTTTGTTGCAAATGGAGTTTATGGAATGACAGTTATCGTAAGTTTAACTGCCCAGAATCCACAAGAAGTAAAAATGCTTGAAGATGTTTCAATAGAAATATTAAAAAATCAAATAGAAGCAATATTTGATATTATAAAAGTTTCAGCTGTAAAAATTGGAATGATATATAGCAAAGAAAATGGGGAAGTAATATATGATGAATTATTAAAATACAAGGCACAGAATGTAGTTCTTGACCCTGTGATGATAGCTACAAGTGGAAAATCTTTAATAAAAGATGAAACAAAATATTTTTTAGTAAATAAGTTATTTAAGATAGCAGATATAATAACACCTAATTTAGATGAAACAAAGGAAATAGTAAAAATAATTTTAAATAATGAAAATATAGAAAATATAGAAAATATTGATAGTATAGAAAAAATGAAAACTTATGGAAAAATAATTGCAGATTTTACTAAAAAATGGGTATTAATAAAAGGTGGGCATCTTTCAAGCAGTGCAGTAGATATCCTTATGAATAAAGATGGAATACATATTTTAGAAGGCGAGAAAATTTCTAGTAACAATACTCATGGTACAGGTTGCAGTTTATCTTCAGCTATTGCCTCTAATTTAGCTAAAGGTTACTCTATGTTGGAAGCAGTTAAGAAAGCTAAAAACTTTGTTCTATATTCAATAAAAAATTCAATAGATTTTGGAGAAATAGCTGGAACAGTAAATCAAATGGGAGAGATATATAAAAATATTGATGTAGAGAAGCTTTACTAA
- the thiE gene encoding thiamine phosphate synthase — MDLKDCKIYLVTDEKACNGKDLYKCIEEAIKGGVKIVQLREKNISTRDFYEKALKVKEICKNYEVLFIINDRLDIAQAVEADGVHLGQSDMPIEKAREILKDRFLIGATAKNIEEAKKAELLGADYIGSGAIFGTSTKDNAKKLEMEELIKIINSIKIPVFAIGGININNVSMLKNIGLQGICSVSGILSEKDCKKAVELMLKNFN, encoded by the coding sequence ATGGATTTAAAAGACTGTAAAATTTATTTAGTTACTGATGAAAAAGCTTGTAATGGAAAAGATTTATATAAGTGCATAGAAGAAGCTATAAAAGGTGGAGTGAAAATAGTTCAGTTGAGAGAAAAAAATATATCTACAAGAGATTTCTATGAAAAAGCTTTAAAAGTAAAAGAAATCTGTAAAAATTATGAGGTACTCTTTATTATAAATGATAGATTGGATATAGCACAGGCTGTTGAAGCAGATGGCGTTCACTTAGGACAATCTGATATGCCAATAGAAAAGGCAAGAGAGATTTTAAAAGATAGATTTTTAATTGGAGCAACAGCAAAAAATATAGAAGAAGCTAAAAAAGCAGAGTTATTAGGAGCAGACTATATAGGAAGTGGTGCTATTTTTGGAACAAGCACAAAAGATAATGCTAAGAAGTTAGAGATGGAAGAATTAATAAAAATAATAAACAGCATAAAAATTCCAGTTTTTGCAATAGGTGGAATAAATATTAATAATGTAAGTATGTTAAAAAATATTGGATTGCAAGGTATATGTTCAGTGTCAGGGATATTATCAGAAAAAGATTGTAAAAAAGCAGTAGAGCTTATGTTAAAAAATTTTAATTAA
- a CDS encoding thiamine phosphate synthase, translated as MLENKIKLNIITNRKLCENENLERQIEKIFSAYEKKIILKKFEIVTLTLREKDLDKNEYLNLVEKIYPICKKYRINLILHQNYDLNLDKKYMVEGLHLSYDNFKSLNKNIREELIKKYKRIGVSIHSLDEAKEVESLGATYVVAGHIFKTDCKKGLEPRGLNFIKELSSILTIPIFAIGGINQKNYDLVINSGAFGVCMMSSLMEY; from the coding sequence ATGTTGGAAAATAAGATAAAATTAAATATCATTACTAATAGAAAATTATGTGAAAATGAAAATCTTGAAAGGCAAATTGAAAAAATTTTTTCAGCTTATGAGAAAAAAATAATTTTAAAAAAATTTGAAATTGTCACTCTCACTTTAAGAGAAAAAGATTTAGATAAAAATGAATATTTAAACTTAGTAGAAAAAATCTATCCTATTTGTAAAAAATATAGGATAAATTTAATACTTCATCAAAATTATGATTTAAACTTAGATAAAAAATATATGGTTGAGGGGCTTCATTTAAGTTATGATAATTTTAAATCTTTAAATAAGAATATTAGGGAAGAGCTTATAAAGAAATATAAAAGAATAGGAGTTTCTATTCATAGTCTTGATGAAGCAAAAGAAGTAGAAAGTTTGGGTGCAACTTATGTAGTTGCAGGACATATATTTAAAACAGATTGTAAGAAAGGTTTGGAACCTAGAGGACTGAATTTTATTAAAGAATTATCATCCATATTAACTATTCCAATATTTGCAATAGGTGGAATAAATCAAAAAAATTATGATTTAGTAATAAATAGTGGAGCTTTTGGTGTATGTATGATGTCAAGTTTGATGGAATATTGA
- the thiH gene encoding 2-iminoacetate synthase ThiH has protein sequence MDLENINSDIMDRVISEMNSYDYNSFTDEDIKEALKKEYLSIKDFQALLSPKAINYLEEMAMKAKEYRERYFGNSVYMFTPLYISNYCDNYCVYCGFNSHNKIKRARLDFEQIEVELKEIAKTGLEEILILTGESERYSNVKYIGEACKLARKYFNNVGVEIYPVNIKDYEYLNSCGVDYVTIFQETYNNEKYKKLHLEGHKKVFSYRFNSQERALMGEMRGVAFGALLGLDDFRKDAFSTGYHAYLLQKKYPYAEISISCPRLRPIINNLKIEEEIVTEKELFQIICAYRLFLPFANITISTRENPNFRDNIIKIAATKISAGVDTGIGAHSEYSNKKGDEQFEIADKRTVSEIFEKIKSEDLQPVMNDYIYLKD, from the coding sequence ATGGACTTAGAAAATATCAACTCAGATATTATGGATAGAGTAATAAGTGAAATGAATAGTTATGACTATAATTCTTTTACAGATGAAGATATAAAGGAAGCCTTAAAAAAAGAATATTTGTCTATAAAAGATTTTCAAGCTCTTTTATCTCCAAAAGCTATAAATTATCTTGAAGAAATGGCAATGAAAGCAAAGGAATATAGAGAAAGATATTTTGGAAATTCTGTCTATATGTTTACACCTCTATATATTTCAAATTATTGTGATAATTATTGTGTTTACTGTGGTTTTAATTCACATAATAAGATAAAAAGAGCTAGACTAGATTTTGAGCAAATAGAAGTTGAATTAAAAGAGATAGCAAAAACAGGTTTGGAAGAAATTCTTATACTTACAGGAGAAAGTGAAAGATATTCTAATGTTAAATATATAGGGGAAGCTTGTAAATTAGCAAGAAAATATTTTAATAATGTTGGAGTTGAAATATATCCAGTTAATATAAAAGATTATGAGTATCTAAATTCTTGCGGAGTTGACTATGTAACAATTTTTCAAGAAACATATAACAATGAAAAATATAAAAAACTACATTTAGAAGGACATAAGAAAGTTTTTTCATATAGATTTAATTCACAAGAAAGAGCTTTAATGGGAGAAATGAGAGGAGTTGCTTTTGGAGCATTGTTGGGTTTAGATGATTTTAGAAAAGATGCTTTTTCAACTGGCTATCATGCTTACCTTTTACAAAAAAAATATCCTTATGCTGAAATTTCTATTTCTTGTCCAAGATTAAGACCTATCATTAATAATTTAAAAATAGAGGAAGAAATTGTCACAGAAAAAGAATTATTCCAAATTATATGTGCATATAGATTATTTTTACCCTTTGCTAATATAACAATATCTACAAGGGAAAATCCTAATTTTAGGGATAATATAATAAAAATAGCTGCGACAAAAATTTCAGCAGGAGTGGATACAGGAATAGGTGCACATAGTGAATATTCAAATAAAAAAGGTGATGAACAATTTGAAATAGCTGATAAAAGGACAGTATCTGAAATATTTGAAAAGATAAAAAGTGAAGACTTACAACCTGTGATGAATGACTATATCTATTTAAAGGATTAA
- the thiS gene encoding sulfur carrier protein ThiS, with protein sequence MAEINGKYEEINDVNLLDYLIENKYRVDRVVVDLNGDIVKKADFEKINIQNTDKIEIVCFVGGG encoded by the coding sequence ATGGCAGAGATTAATGGAAAATATGAAGAAATTAATGATGTTAATTTACTAGATTATCTAATAGAAAATAAATATAGAGTGGACAGAGTTGTTGTTGATTTGAATGGAGATATAGTAAAAAAAGCAGATTTTGAAAAAATTAATATACAAAATACAGATAAGATAGAAATTGTGTGTTTTGTTGGTGGAGGCTAA
- a CDS encoding thiazole synthase, with protein MKDSFILGNKEFNSRFILGSGKYSNELINSAINYAGAEIVTVAMRRAVSGVQENILDYIPKNITLLPNTSGARNAEEAVKIARLARECTQGDFIKIEVIKDSKYLLPDNYETIKATEILAKEGFIVMPYMYPDLNVGRALRDAGASCIMPLAAPIGSNRGLITKEFIKILIDEIDLPIIVDAGIGKPSQACEAMEMGVTAIMANTAIATANDIPKIARAFKYAIQAGREAYLAKLGRVLESGASASSPLTGFLNEVD; from the coding sequence ATGAAAGATAGTTTTATACTTGGAAATAAAGAATTTAACTCAAGATTTATCCTTGGTTCAGGTAAGTATTCAAATGAATTAATAAACAGTGCTATTAATTATGCAGGAGCAGAGATAGTAACTGTTGCAATGAGAAGGGCTGTCAGTGGAGTTCAAGAAAATATTTTAGATTATATTCCTAAGAATATAACTTTACTTCCTAATACTTCTGGTGCAAGAAATGCTGAAGAAGCAGTGAAGATAGCAAGGCTTGCAAGGGAATGTACTCAAGGAGATTTTATAAAAATTGAAGTGATAAAAGATAGTAAGTATCTTTTACCAGATAACTATGAAACTATAAAAGCAACTGAAATATTAGCAAAAGAAGGTTTTATTGTAATGCCATATATGTATCCTGATTTGAATGTTGGAAGAGCTTTAAGAGATGCAGGGGCAAGTTGTATTATGCCACTTGCAGCACCAATAGGCTCTAATAGAGGTTTAATAACTAAGGAATTTATTAAAATTTTAATAGATGAAATAGATCTACCAATAATAGTTGATGCAGGAATAGGAAAACCTTCACAAGCCTGTGAAGCAATGGAAATGGGTGTAACTGCTATTATGGCTAATACTGCAATAGCAACTGCAAATGATATTCCAAAAATAGCAAGAGCTTTTAAGTATGCAATACAAGCTGGTAGAGAAGCCTATCTTGCAAAGTTGGGTAGAGTTTTAGAAAGTGGTGCCTCTGCCTCATCACCACTTACTGGCTTTTTAAATGAGGTGGACTAA